One window of the Magnolia sinica isolate HGM2019 chromosome 19, MsV1, whole genome shotgun sequence genome contains the following:
- the LOC131235665 gene encoding uncharacterized protein LOC131235665 — translation MIVLSWNIGGLGCSAKRAQIRKICKSNKVEILTIQERKLQGINMSVIDLIWGTSNKDWVSLDAVGYADEAVVDNLQKILVCFEVVSGLRINITKSEMLGIRLEERELGKLASLIGCKTGSFPSTYLVMPLCLGKPPLILWDRVIEKVERKLSIWESQYLSLGGRLTLIKVVLPSMPIYIMSLFKCPKSVLNRLKKLQQDFLWYRSANRSNFHLLNWNDVCCPLEDGGAGIRDLDLMNITLLGKWLWRLAQKEDTLWKVIIENKYGLSKGGWGRKAFYIVL, via the exons ATGATAGTGTTATCATGGAATATCGGAGGGCTGGGATGTTCAGCTAAAAGAGCTCAGATTCGAAAGATTTGCAAATCTAACAAAGTTGAGATTCTTACAATTCAGGAAAGAAAATTACAGGGGATCAATATGAGTGTTATTGATTTGATATGGGGGACATCGAATAAAGATTGGGTTTCTCTTGATGCAGTGGGATATGCTG ATGAGGCGGTGGTGGATAATCTTCAGAAAATCTTAGTTTGTTTTGAAGTTGTTTCAGGTCTTCGAATCAATATCACGAAATCTGAAATGCTGGGTATTCGTTTGGAGGAAAGAGAGTTGGGGAAACTGGCTTCTCTCATTGGGTGTAAAACAGGTTCTTTTCCTTCAACGTATCTTGTTATGCCTCTTTGTTTGGGAAAACCTCCATTAATTCTATGGGACAGGGTTATCGAAAAGGTTGAGAGGAAGTTATCGATTTGGGAAAGCCAGTATCTTTCGTTGGGAGGCCGTCTTACCCTTATTAAAGTGGTTCTTCCTAGCATGCCGATTTATATTATGTCTCTTTTTAAATGTCCAAAATCAGTTTTGAATCGTTTGAAAAAGCTACAACAAGATTTTCTTTGGTACAGATCGGCAAATAGAAGTAATTTTCATCTTCTAAACTGGAACGATGTCTGTTGCCCATTGGAAGATGGGGGAGCCGGTATTAGAGACTTAGACCTAATGAATATCACTCTTCTAGGCAAATGGCTATGGAGGTTGGCACAAAAAGAAGATACCTTGTGGAAAGTTATCATTGAAAACAAATATGGTCTTTCTAAAGGGGGATGGGGCCGTAAAGCGTTCTACATTGTATTGTGA
- the LOC131235458 gene encoding F-box protein At5g46170-like, translating into MSTSSSVPSDPTPSSSSSSLSSSEDHFDRLPDSILLLIFNRVKDIRALGRCCSVSKRFNSVALQADTVLIKIDCVISTDTDTDTDTDTDTPSSSSSKPKGIFGNLVKILLTSVFKPFQALHQILLPKKGISAQISHHSPVQVLKNFKEIRTLQIELPVGELGVDCGALLKWTAEFGCSLDSCVILGATSFWNNSTSPIIDLAAADNADSDHAPSPSIEDHFCTNGDLKRRVVWTITSLIAASARHYLLREIVAEHQTVEDLVLTDAGGQGTLRMGKAQLEEFRQSPMEAVAVSAHRTQVPALNMKLWYAAQLKLPESGCVMEGATLVEIRPVDRPVRRENDAIAACSFDEPFDEAVKAMVKGKTYLLEMNPF; encoded by the coding sequence ATGTCCACATCCTCATCTGTCCCGTCAGATCCaactccatcatcatcatcatcatcgttatCGTCATCAGAAGACCACTTCGATCGCCTCCCAGACTCCATCCTCCTCCTGATCTTCAACCGCGTAAAAGACATAAGAGCCCTCGGCCGGTGCTGCTCCGTCTCCAAGCGTTTCAACTCCGTCGCCCTCCAAGCCGACACCGTTCTCATCAAAATCGACTGCGTCATCTCCACCGACACTGATACCGACACCGATACCGACACCGACACGCCTTCGTCCTCATCGTCAAAGCCCAAGGGCATTTTCGGAAACCTCGTGAAAATCCTCCTCACCAGCGTCTTCAAGCCCTTCCAAGCCCTCCATCAGATCCTCCTCCCCAAGAAAGGGATCTCCGCCCAGATCTCCCACCACTCGCCTGTCCAAGTCCTGAAGAATTTCAAAGAGATCAGGACCCTCCAGATCGAGCTTCCCGTTGGCGAGCTCGGCGTCGACTGCGGGGCCCTCTTGAAGTGGACCGCTGAGTTCGGATGCTCCCTTGACAGCTGCGTCATCCTTGGCGCCACTTCATTCTGGAACAATTCGACATCTCCGATAATCGATCTGGCTGCGGCAGACAATGCCGATTCGGATCATGCCCCTAGCCCTTCGATCGAAGATCACTTCTGCACGAACGGCGATCTGAAGCGGAGGGTCGTCTGGACGATCACGTCCCTGATTGCGGCCTCGGCCCGGCACTATCTCCTGCGGGAGATCGTCGCTGAGCATCAGACGGTTGAGGATCTTGTGTTGACAGATGCTGGCGGGCAGGGGACGCTGCGCATGGGGAAGGCGCAGCTAGAGGAGTTCCGGCAGTCACCAATGGAGGCAGTCGCCGTGTCAGCGCATCGGACACAGGTGCCGGCATTGAATATGAAGCTGTGGTATGCAGCACAGCTGAAGTTACCGGAGTCGGGGTGTGTGATGGAGGGGGCGACACTTGTTGAGATTAGGCCGGTTGATCGGCCGGTCAGGAGGGAGAATGATGCGATCGCGGCATGCTCTTTTGATGAGCCATTCGATGAGGCTGTGAAGGCAATGGTGAAGGGGAAGACTTACTTGCTGGAGATGAATCCATTCTAA